One genomic region from Deinococcus metalli encodes:
- a CDS encoding ImmA/IrrE family metallo-endopeptidase, protein MTDALATPPAMLAQAKTRMRELAAAYALAVPGRDAHSLMVGLPDVKLLFMPMGDRDGAYDPEHRVIMINSSVRPERQRFTLAHEISHALLLGDDDLLSDLHDAFEGDRLEQVIETLCNTGAAAILIPADLMQDMLQRFGPTGRALGELSRRADVSASTALYTLAENTAEPVIYAVCAVTRAEREDGTPAASGGPKELTVRASSAAPGVKYSLRPGTPIPAGHPVETALDTRLPITEESFVPFRSGRRMPALVDAFPDRYRVMASFQLRPDRVSPAEAEGGTDP, encoded by the coding sequence GTGACCGACGCGCTCGCCACGCCGCCCGCGATGCTCGCCCAGGCCAAGACCCGGATGCGCGAACTGGCCGCCGCCTACGCGCTGGCCGTGCCCGGCCGGGACGCTCACAGCCTGATGGTGGGCCTGCCGGACGTGAAACTGCTGTTCATGCCCATGGGCGACCGCGACGGCGCCTACGACCCCGAACACCGCGTGATCATGATCAATTCCAGCGTGCGGCCCGAACGACAACGCTTTACCCTGGCGCACGAGATCAGCCACGCGCTGCTGCTGGGCGACGATGACCTGCTGAGCGACCTGCACGACGCCTTTGAGGGCGACCGGCTGGAGCAGGTGATCGAGACGCTGTGCAATACGGGCGCCGCCGCGATCCTGATCCCGGCAGATCTGATGCAGGACATGCTTCAGCGCTTCGGGCCGACTGGCCGGGCGCTGGGTGAACTGTCACGTCGGGCGGACGTGAGCGCGAGCACCGCGCTGTACACGCTGGCCGAGAACACGGCCGAGCCGGTCATCTACGCCGTGTGCGCCGTGACGCGCGCTGAGCGCGAGGACGGCACGCCCGCCGCGTCCGGCGGCCCGAAGGAACTCACGGTGCGGGCCAGCAGCGCTGCGCCCGGCGTGAAGTACTCCCTCCGGCCCGGCACGCCCATTCCCGCCGGGCACCCGGTCGAGACGGCGCTGGACACCCGGCTGCCCATCACGGAGGAATCCTTTGTGCCCTTCCGCTCCGGTCGGCGCATGCCGGCCCTCGTGGACGCCTTCCCGGACCGCTACCGGGTGATGGCGAGCTTCCAGCTGAGGCCGGACCGCGTGTCGCCGGCCGAGGCGGAGGGCGGCACCGACCCTTGA
- the folP gene encoding dihydropteroate synthase produces MTRFHTLDFRRPVPGAVRTPDGWRLSWSGTAVMGIVNVTPDSFSDGGVHAGLDAALASARGMRAAGVLMVDVGGESTRPGAEPVPAERELDRVLPLIRALAGEDVVISVDTMKPEVAAGALRAGAHVVNDVTGLCDLEMVEVCVQAGAAACVMHMQGEPRTMQVSPRYDDVVGEVSDFLTTRAGEVLAAGVPGVLLDPGIGFGKTLEHNLALLRALPRLTVGPCPVLIGASRKRLIDFIAGVPVAAERDPGSLALHLHAAASGAALVRAHAAAAHVQALRVQAALDAVPQGLHSDA; encoded by the coding sequence TTGACGCGATTTCACACCCTGGACTTCCGCCGCCCGGTGCCCGGCGCCGTGCGCACGCCGGATGGCTGGCGGCTGTCGTGGAGCGGCACGGCCGTCATGGGGATCGTGAACGTCACGCCGGACAGTTTCAGCGACGGGGGCGTGCACGCGGGGCTGGACGCGGCTCTGGCGTCGGCGCGGGGGATGCGGGCCGCGGGCGTCCTGATGGTGGATGTGGGCGGCGAGAGTACCCGGCCGGGCGCCGAGCCCGTCCCGGCCGAGCGCGAACTCGACCGCGTGCTGCCGCTGATCCGTGCGCTGGCCGGCGAGGACGTGGTGATCTCGGTGGACACCATGAAGCCCGAGGTGGCCGCCGGGGCGCTGCGGGCCGGCGCGCACGTGGTGAATGACGTGACCGGTCTGTGCGACCTGGAGATGGTCGAGGTCTGCGTGCAGGCCGGCGCGGCCGCGTGCGTCATGCACATGCAGGGCGAGCCGCGCACCATGCAGGTCTCGCCGCGCTACGACGACGTGGTGGGCGAGGTGAGCGACTTTCTGACCACGCGGGCCGGGGAGGTGCTCGCGGCCGGCGTGCCGGGCGTGCTCCTCGACCCCGGCATCGGCTTTGGCAAGACGCTGGAGCACAACCTGGCCCTGCTGCGCGCCCTGCCGCGCCTCACGGTGGGGCCGTGTCCGGTGCTGATCGGCGCGAGCCGCAAGCGGCTGATCGACTTCATCGCCGGGGTGCCGGTGGCCGCCGAGCGCGATCCCGGCAGCCTCGCGCTGCACCTGCACGCGGCGGCGAGCGGCGCGGCGCTGGTGCGGGCGCACGCAGCGGCCGCCCACGTCCAGGCGCTGCGTGTGCAGGCGGCGCTGGACGCGGTCCCCCAGGGGCTACACTCGGACGCGTGA
- the folB gene encoding dihydroneopterin aldolase, translated as MTSRVVLEGLEFHARHGVYDSEAVLGARFVVDAELHYDFAGLPDELDRAVNYAAVYDAIRDEVTGRRHRLIEVLTDRIARRVLRDQPRLARVVVRVHKPFAPLPGVFRDVYAELSLERGDLNA; from the coding sequence GTGACGAGCCGGGTTGTCCTCGAGGGACTGGAATTCCACGCGCGGCACGGCGTGTACGACAGCGAGGCCGTGCTGGGCGCGCGTTTTGTGGTGGACGCCGAACTGCACTACGACTTCGCCGGACTCCCGGACGAGCTGGACCGCGCCGTGAACTACGCCGCCGTGTACGACGCAATCCGCGACGAGGTCACGGGCCGGCGCCACCGCCTGATTGAGGTGCTGACCGACCGCATCGCCCGGCGGGTGCTGCGCGACCAGCCCCGGCTGGCGCGCGTGGTGGTGCGGGTGCACAAGCCCTTCGCGCCGCTGCCCGGCGTGTTCCGCGACGTGTATGCCGAACTGAGCCTGGAGCGCGGGGACCTGAACGCGTGA
- the folK gene encoding 2-amino-4-hydroxy-6-hydroxymethyldihydropteridine diphosphokinase: MAHVALGANLGRPLETLVWAVDEVARLGTRRGVSGLYRTAPVGGPAGQPDYLNAVLALETAHSPRDLLAALHAIEARAGRKRRERWAARVLDLDLITYGDVVSDGVAGEGEPQLPHPRAWERAFVLAPLADLSPDLRHPRSGESVAGALARVGMAGVQRESAPGWPPA; the protein is encoded by the coding sequence ATGGCCCACGTGGCGCTGGGGGCGAACCTGGGCCGCCCGCTGGAGACGCTGGTGTGGGCGGTGGACGAGGTCGCGCGCCTGGGGACGCGGCGCGGCGTGTCCGGCCTGTACCGCACCGCGCCGGTGGGTGGCCCGGCCGGGCAGCCGGACTACCTGAACGCGGTGCTGGCACTGGAGACCGCGCACTCTCCACGTGACCTGCTCGCCGCCCTGCACGCCATCGAGGCGCGGGCCGGGCGGAAACGCCGCGAGCGCTGGGCGGCCCGCGTGCTCGATCTCGACCTGATCACCTACGGCGACGTGGTCTCGGACGGCGTGGCGGGGGAGGGCGAGCCGCAGCTGCCCCACCCGCGCGCGTGGGAGCGGGCCTTCGTGCTGGCTCCGCTGGCCGACCTGAGCCCGGACCTGCGGCATCCCCGCAGCGGCGAGAGCGTGGCCGGGGCGCTCGCCCGCGTGGGCATGGCCGGCGTGCAGCGCGAGAGCGCGCCCGGATGGCCTCCGGCGTGA
- a CDS encoding hydroxyacid-oxoacid transhydrogenase: protein MDTANAAPEPRESIFTIEATPVKFGPGASADAGWELGRLGVERAFVVIDPYVHAAGTAQGVLDSLRAAGVDVVLFDDVDTEPELAALQRAVAAARDAAPDGFVAIGGGSAIDTAKVANLLTTHGGEIMDWVNPPVGGGRVPPGPLRPLLAVPTTSGSGSEATTVAIVDLPHLGIKTGISHRALRPAQALVDPLLTRTAPAAVTAAAGLDVVCHAAESFLSRPYTTRPRPESPAARPPYQGSNPVADLWSAEALRTGGRFLRRAVQGGADVEARGFMMLAATMAGVGFGSAGVHIPHACAYPIAGLRHAAHPPGYPGTKAFIPHGVSVIVTAPAAFRFTFDADPAKHVLAAEYLTGEPQMPGDREALPRALTALMRDVGAPTRLRDLGYGKADLPALIDGALKQQRLLAVAPITPGRDDLERILRESL from the coding sequence ATGGACACCGCGAACGCCGCGCCGGAGCCGCGCGAGAGCATCTTTACCATCGAGGCCACGCCCGTGAAGTTTGGCCCCGGCGCCAGCGCGGATGCCGGGTGGGAACTCGGCCGCCTGGGCGTGGAGCGGGCCTTCGTGGTCATCGATCCGTATGTGCACGCGGCGGGCACGGCGCAGGGCGTGCTGGACAGCCTGCGCGCCGCCGGGGTGGACGTGGTGCTCTTCGACGACGTGGACACCGAACCGGAGCTGGCCGCGCTCCAGAGAGCAGTCGCGGCGGCCCGGGACGCGGCGCCGGACGGCTTTGTCGCCATCGGGGGCGGCAGCGCCATCGACACCGCGAAGGTCGCGAACCTCCTGACGACACACGGCGGCGAGATCATGGACTGGGTAAATCCGCCTGTCGGCGGGGGCCGCGTGCCGCCGGGGCCGCTGCGCCCGCTGCTCGCCGTTCCCACCACCTCCGGCAGCGGGTCGGAGGCGACGACCGTGGCGATCGTGGACCTGCCGCACCTGGGGATCAAGACCGGGATCAGCCACCGCGCGCTGCGGCCCGCGCAGGCGCTCGTCGATCCCCTCCTGACCCGCACGGCGCCCGCTGCCGTGACCGCTGCCGCCGGCCTGGACGTGGTCTGCCACGCCGCCGAGAGTTTCCTGAGCCGCCCCTACACCACCCGGCCCCGCCCGGAGTCACCTGCCGCGCGCCCGCCCTACCAGGGCAGCAACCCGGTCGCGGACCTGTGGTCGGCCGAGGCGCTGCGCACCGGGGGCCGCTTCCTGCGCCGCGCCGTGCAAGGCGGCGCCGACGTGGAAGCGCGCGGCTTCATGATGCTGGCCGCGACCATGGCTGGCGTGGGCTTCGGCTCGGCGGGCGTTCACATTCCACACGCGTGCGCGTATCCCATCGCGGGGCTGCGGCACGCCGCGCACCCCCCGGGCTACCCCGGCACGAAGGCGTTCATCCCGCACGGCGTGAGCGTGATCGTGACGGCCCCCGCCGCGTTCCGCTTCACCTTCGATGCCGACCCTGCCAAGCACGTCCTGGCCGCTGAATATCTGACGGGCGAGCCGCAGATGCCCGGCGATCGCGAGGCCCTGCCGCGGGCGCTGACGGCCCTGATGCGCGACGTGGGCGCCCCCACCCGCCTGCGCGACCTCGGCTACGGCAAGGCCGACCTACCCGCGCTGATCGACGGCGCGCTGAAACAGCAGCGGCTGCTGGCCGTGGCGCCCATCACGCCGGGCCGGGACGATCTGGAGCGCATCCTGCGCGAGTCGCTGTAG
- a CDS encoding YraN family protein, with product MKGADAEARAETHLRALGREVVARNYRIPGGEIDVVTREADGTLVFTEVRQRLRAAHGSAAESVTPRKLALMHRAALTYLTRELGRDDVPCRLEVLTIDGPAASGTITVIALEG from the coding sequence GTGAAGGGCGCGGACGCCGAGGCCCGCGCCGAGACGCACCTGCGCGCCCTGGGCCGGGAGGTCGTGGCGCGCAACTACCGCATTCCGGGCGGCGAGATCGACGTCGTGACCCGCGAGGCGGACGGCACGCTGGTGTTCACCGAGGTGCGCCAGCGGCTCCGGGCAGCCCACGGCAGCGCGGCGGAGTCCGTCACGCCGCGCAAGCTCGCGCTGATGCACCGCGCCGCCCTGACCTACCTGACGCGCGAACTGGGCCGCGACGACGTGCCGTGCCGGCTGGAGGTGCTGACCATCGACGGTCCGGCCGCGTCCGGAACCATCACGGTCATTGCACTGGAGGGCTGA
- a CDS encoding HAD family hydrolase → MKDSWPWRPAGVLFDMDGVLTANNHHHRQAWAETARTVLDLHLTEEDLDTKVDGGRNPEIIERLTGRAPDADLAARFEDAKEGRYRELAAGALSEVAGLSAYLDALDARGIPFALVTSAGLPNVAFGMAQLGFGARFVSRVTGEDVSRGKPHPEPFLLGAQRLGVDAAECLAHEDAVNGVRSAAGAGCRVVALTTTAPPQALLDAGASLTVPDFTGWAAWLA, encoded by the coding sequence ATGAAGGATTCCTGGCCCTGGCGCCCCGCAGGCGTGCTGTTCGACATGGACGGCGTGCTCACCGCGAACAACCACCACCACCGGCAGGCGTGGGCGGAGACCGCACGCACCGTGCTGGACCTGCACCTGACCGAGGAGGACCTGGACACCAAGGTGGACGGCGGCCGCAACCCGGAGATCATCGAGCGCCTGACCGGCCGCGCGCCGGACGCCGACTTGGCCGCCCGCTTCGAGGACGCCAAGGAGGGCCGCTACCGCGAGCTGGCCGCCGGCGCGCTGAGCGAGGTCGCGGGCCTGAGCGCGTACCTGGACGCCCTGGACGCCCGCGGCATTCCCTTCGCACTGGTCACGAGCGCCGGCCTGCCGAACGTGGCCTTCGGCATGGCGCAGCTGGGCTTCGGAGCACGTTTCGTGAGCCGAGTGACGGGCGAGGACGTGTCGCGCGGGAAGCCGCACCCGGAACCGTTCCTGCTGGGCGCGCAGCGGCTGGGCGTGGACGCCGCCGAGTGCCTGGCGCACGAGGACGCGGTCAACGGCGTGCGCAGCGCGGCCGGTGCGGGCTGCCGCGTGGTGGCCCTGACGACCACCGCGCCCCCGCAGGCCCTGCTGGACGCGGGCGCGTCGCTGACCGTGCCGGACTTCACCGGCTGGGCCGCGTGGCTGGCGTGA
- a CDS encoding putative dsRNA-binding protein encodes MNAKGDLIARLSALGLGAATFEAEASGPPHDLTFRARVLVGGHPLGAGGTGRSKKDAERAAAESALHALDGGAPDVDDAPLPPGRWPVYAAVLAQALDAAVELSGEDATLDEVRANAARLYRDLLMELGHGPEDA; translated from the coding sequence ATGAATGCCAAGGGTGACCTGATCGCGCGCCTGTCGGCGCTGGGCCTGGGCGCGGCGACCTTCGAGGCCGAGGCGAGCGGCCCGCCGCATGACCTGACGTTCCGTGCCCGCGTGCTGGTGGGCGGGCACCCCCTGGGGGCGGGCGGTACGGGGCGCAGCAAGAAGGACGCCGAACGTGCCGCGGCCGAGTCCGCCCTGCACGCCCTGGACGGCGGCGCGCCGGACGTGGATGACGCCCCGCTCCCGCCGGGCCGCTGGCCGGTGTACGCGGCGGTGCTGGCACAGGCGCTGGACGCCGCGGTGGAGCTCTCGGGCGAGGACGCCACGCTGGACGAGGTGCGCGCGAACGCCGCGCGGCTGTACCGTGATCTGCTCATGGAGCTGGGTCATGGCCCGGAGGATGCGTGA
- a CDS encoding protein phosphatase 2C domain-containing protein — MADTDDRPQPQDWEDTAATLRDLFGNKAQVQDAAPAEAAEPDLTAFDTGEHPLPVLGEDALPAELPAAEHTEFIPADDAPTVTGDERSAEPSHAPLSIPAAGSVENEEPQADSTPVPAAPPLPTPTPVPSPAPAPVGFSNDLEEEVYAPSAPTSGPAVGDEVDGYHLNEDMGRGWFIASPLASGPSVEVYARPEPLWARAQPHRALPRFTQAGTLHVLDPVGGEPLRAPLDAGAALAHITELARLIFALEKQGLAVVDLDPDAPRVTPQGLRLRFPPRVARVGDVPEVAVREGYTPPEVLAGQPVDARSGVYALGALLYTWLTGGTLPPEGASDAVLGGLSVAGVPQLLRGMLGPPLKRLEPAQVLAALKTLALPALPAYHVAAATSVGLNPERPMNEDSYGFTWRQLGVHATSTVALRACVSDGMGGMAAGEVASAAAVQAFLNSEKTTLPEMVWDANAAVLAAMVGRDGGCTFSGVDVRGPQLQLGHVGDTRAYVRQGGVVRQLSRDHSYVAAMVASGQMTPEEAQTSPERNKVLRSLGSLRVPQDNYVQTLDAPLELTPGDRVLLVSDGVWGEVPDAELMPLLDTLPLQELVDRLIDLALAAGAPDNATALVIERVR; from the coding sequence ATGGCCGACACGGATGACAGGCCCCAGCCCCAGGACTGGGAGGACACGGCCGCGACGTTACGCGACCTCTTCGGCAACAAGGCGCAGGTGCAGGACGCCGCGCCGGCCGAGGCCGCCGAACCCGACCTGACTGCCTTCGACACGGGCGAGCACCCGCTGCCTGTGCTGGGCGAGGACGCGCTGCCGGCCGAGCTTCCGGCAGCGGAGCATACAGAGTTCATTCCAGCCGACGATGCGCCCACGGTGACTGGAGACGAACGCAGCGCTGAGCCCTCCCACGCTCCTCTTTCCATCCCCGCTGCCGGGTCAGTCGAGAACGAGGAGCCGCAGGCGGACTCAACGCCTGTGCCGGCCGCTCCACCGCTTCCCACACCGACCCCAGTCCCCTCTCCCGCCCCCGCCCCGGTCGGCTTCTCGAACGATCTGGAGGAGGAGGTCTACGCTCCCAGCGCGCCCACCAGCGGCCCGGCGGTGGGCGACGAGGTGGACGGCTACCACCTCAACGAGGATATGGGGCGCGGGTGGTTCATCGCGAGTCCGCTGGCGAGCGGGCCGAGCGTCGAGGTGTACGCGCGGCCGGAGCCGCTGTGGGCGCGGGCGCAGCCGCACCGGGCGCTGCCGCGCTTCACGCAGGCGGGCACGCTGCATGTGCTCGACCCGGTGGGCGGCGAGCCGCTGCGGGCGCCGCTGGACGCGGGCGCCGCGCTTGCCCACATCACAGAGCTGGCCCGGCTGATCTTCGCGCTGGAAAAACAGGGCCTCGCCGTGGTGGACCTCGACCCGGACGCGCCGCGCGTGACGCCGCAGGGCCTGCGCCTGCGCTTCCCGCCGCGCGTGGCCCGCGTGGGCGACGTGCCGGAGGTCGCCGTGCGCGAGGGCTACACGCCGCCGGAGGTGCTGGCGGGCCAGCCGGTGGACGCGCGCAGCGGCGTGTACGCGCTGGGTGCGCTGCTGTACACGTGGCTGACCGGGGGCACGCTGCCGCCCGAGGGCGCGTCGGATGCCGTGCTGGGCGGCCTGTCCGTGGCGGGCGTACCGCAGCTGCTGCGCGGCATGCTGGGGCCGCCCCTGAAGCGGCTGGAGCCCGCACAGGTGCTCGCGGCCCTGAAAACGCTGGCCCTGCCCGCCCTGCCCGCGTACCACGTGGCGGCGGCGACCTCGGTGGGCCTGAACCCGGAGCGGCCCATGAACGAGGACAGCTACGGCTTCACGTGGCGGCAACTCGGCGTACACGCCACGTCCACGGTGGCGCTGCGCGCGTGCGTGTCCGACGGCATGGGCGGCATGGCGGCGGGCGAGGTGGCAAGCGCGGCGGCCGTGCAGGCCTTCCTGAATTCGGAGAAGACCACCCTGCCGGAGATGGTGTGGGACGCGAACGCGGCTGTGCTCGCCGCGATGGTCGGGCGCGACGGCGGCTGCACCTTCAGCGGTGTGGACGTGCGTGGGCCGCAGCTCCAGCTCGGCCACGTGGGCGACACGCGCGCGTACGTCCGGCAGGGCGGCGTCGTGCGGCAACTGAGCCGCGACCACTCGTACGTGGCGGCGATGGTCGCGTCCGGCCAGATGACGCCCGAGGAGGCGCAGACCAGCCCGGAACGCAACAAGGTGCTGCGCTCGCTGGGCAGCCTGCGGGTGCCGCAGGACAACTATGTACAGACGCTCGACGCGCCGCTCGAGCTGACGCCGGGCGACCGCGTGCTGCTCGTCAGCGACGGCGTGTGGGGCGAGGTGCCGGACGCAGAGCTGATGCCGCTGCTGGACACGCTGCCCCTTCAGGAGCTGGTGGACCGGCTGATCGACCTCGCCCTCGCGGCGGGCGCGCCGGACAACGCGACGGCGCTGGTCATCGAGCGCGTCCGCTGA
- a CDS encoding FHA domain-containing protein has translation MSITCTVCGTVNPDGTTYCEGCGVELSPQQAAAPAPASPTDPTPALVDGDLTPPDAPVPHSPAVQTPDTPELAAGVPDMPMTESPDATPASTADAAAPGAALPETGAAETTATSPDVTEPAPVAAAAPAPTAPTAAPSDMPAKLGIKKYGAPTGEFIPLHGERLVVGRFDASSGPVDIDLTGMGGQEHISRRHAELYRENGVWTVRDLGSTNGVYVKRAGESAFSPRLQEPAPLHDGDELAFGNLMLTFHQG, from the coding sequence ATGTCGATCACCTGCACCGTCTGCGGCACCGTCAACCCCGATGGCACCACCTATTGCGAGGGCTGCGGCGTGGAGCTGAGCCCCCAGCAGGCCGCCGCGCCCGCCCCGGCCAGCCCCACCGACCCCACCCCGGCGCTCGTGGACGGCGACCTGACGCCGCCGGACGCCCCCGTGCCGCACAGCCCGGCCGTGCAGACGCCGGACACCCCGGAACTCGCGGCGGGCGTGCCCGACATGCCCATGACCGAGAGCCCGGACGCCACCCCGGCCAGCACGGCGGACGCCGCGGCACCCGGCGCCGCCCTGCCCGAGACGGGCGCTGCTGAGACCACGGCTACCAGCCCGGACGTCACCGAACCGGCGCCCGTCGCCGCCGCAGCACCCGCGCCCACGGCCCCCACCGCGGCGCCGTCGGACATGCCCGCGAAGCTGGGCATCAAGAAGTACGGCGCGCCCACCGGCGAGTTCATTCCGCTGCACGGCGAGCGGCTGGTCGTGGGGCGCTTCGACGCGTCGAGCGGCCCGGTGGACATCGACCTGACCGGCATGGGCGGCCAGGAGCACATCAGCCGCCGCCACGCCGAGCTGTACCGCGAGAACGGCGTGTGGACCGTGCGCGACCTGGGCTCCACCAACGGCGTGTATGTCAAGCGGGCCGGAGAGAGTGCGTTCTCGCCCCGGTTGCAGGAACCCGCCCCGCTGCACGACGGCGACGAGCTGGCCTTCGGGAACCTGATGCTGACCTTCCACCAGGGCTGA
- a CDS encoding serine/threonine-protein kinase — translation MSGPTCPVCGSPVGAADTVCRTCGAPLTPAAASAAAKAVTAALALPAGCTLAGGQYVLSRVLGRGGFGITYDAQDVRLGLRVAVKELFVDGSQRRVATVVPPGNLSPAEFQETKKRFLDEAKVLARFNDPGIVRVLNYFEENGTAYLVMEFLEGMTLGGAIEKNGPLPPAVALEVARSLTRTLELVHGAGLLHRDIKPDNVFLHKSGRIVLIDFGSVRAYAPGQTVSHTRLVTPGYAPLEQYGNSARYGPYTDIYSLGATLHHALTGQMPPAATDLMLGTPLPALPPGTPTPLRRAIEKSMALRVEDRPQTARALEELLVGPLQATPVTPRPAPTPAPPAPRPPPTPAPTPAPQPRPAPAPTTRPPPQPTPAPQPRPQPTPTPAPVAPKPAPAPVAPVTLPQKPAPVPQPAPPNIPMPPRRTPLPRTLLVALCVGLGGVTGLAQLPALLPAIGQLGTAGLAVAGVIGAAAGFAAGQLAWLALPVALPLGAAGLTVLYAQGASLHWPTVAALGVIAAVLSIFVLRLVRRI, via the coding sequence GTGAGCGGCCCGACCTGCCCGGTGTGCGGCTCGCCCGTCGGCGCGGCGGACACGGTGTGCCGCACATGCGGCGCCCCGCTCACGCCCGCGGCGGCGTCGGCGGCGGCCAAAGCAGTCACGGCCGCGCTGGCGCTGCCGGCCGGGTGCACGCTGGCGGGCGGGCAGTATGTGCTCAGCCGCGTGCTGGGCCGCGGGGGCTTCGGCATCACCTACGACGCCCAGGACGTGCGGCTGGGCCTGCGCGTGGCCGTCAAGGAACTGTTCGTGGACGGCTCGCAGCGCCGCGTGGCGACCGTCGTGCCGCCCGGCAACCTCAGCCCCGCCGAGTTCCAGGAAACCAAGAAGCGCTTCCTGGACGAGGCGAAGGTGCTGGCTCGCTTCAACGACCCCGGTATCGTGCGCGTCCTGAATTATTTCGAGGAGAACGGCACCGCATACCTCGTGATGGAGTTCCTGGAGGGCATGACGCTGGGGGGCGCCATCGAGAAGAACGGCCCGCTGCCGCCGGCGGTGGCGCTGGAGGTCGCGCGCTCCCTGACGCGGACGCTGGAACTCGTGCACGGGGCCGGGCTGCTGCACCGCGACATCAAGCCGGACAACGTCTTCCTGCACAAGTCCGGGCGGATCGTGCTGATCGACTTCGGGTCGGTGCGCGCCTACGCGCCGGGCCAGACGGTCAGCCACACGCGGCTGGTGACGCCCGGCTACGCGCCGCTGGAGCAGTACGGCAACAGCGCCCGCTACGGCCCCTACACCGACATCTACTCGCTGGGTGCGACCCTGCACCACGCCCTGACCGGCCAGATGCCGCCCGCCGCCACCGACCTGATGCTGGGCACGCCGCTGCCGGCGCTGCCACCCGGCACGCCCACGCCGCTGCGCCGGGCGATCGAGAAGTCCATGGCGCTGCGCGTGGAAGACCGCCCGCAGACGGCCCGCGCGCTGGAAGAACTGCTGGTCGGACCGCTCCAGGCGACGCCCGTCACGCCGCGCCCTGCGCCCACGCCGGCCCCCCCGGCGCCTCGGCCACCGCCCACGCCGGCACCGACGCCGGCCCCACAGCCACGACCGGCCCCGGCACCGACCACCCGGCCCCCGCCCCAGCCGACCCCGGCGCCCCAGCCACGGCCGCAACCCACCCCGACGCCCGCGCCGGTCGCGCCGAAGCCGGCACCCGCGCCGGTGGCCCCGGTGACGCTGCCGCAGAAGCCGGCGCCGGTTCCCCAGCCGGCCCCACCGAACATTCCGATGCCGCCGCGCCGCACTCCGCTGCCACGCACGCTGCTGGTCGCGCTGTGCGTGGGCCTGGGCGGCGTGACGGGGCTGGCGCAGCTGCCCGCGCTTCTCCCGGCCATCGGGCAGCTCGGCACGGCGGGGCTGGCGGTCGCGGGCGTGATCGGGGCGGCGGCGGGCTTCGCGGCCGGGCAGCTCGCGTGGCTGGCGCTGCCGGTCGCGCTGCCCCTGGGCGCGGCGGGCCTGACCGTGCTGTACGCCCAGGGTGCCAGCCTGCACTGGCCGACCGTCGCGGCGCTGGGCGTCATCGCGGCCGTCCTCTCGATCTTCGTCCTGCGGCTCGTCCGCCGCATCTAG